The bacterium genome has a segment encoding these proteins:
- a CDS encoding nucleotidyltransferase domain-containing protein, with protein MRLSSEEISAIKSTIMKIDLEAKIYLFGSRVDDTQRGGDIDILIWSNKLTNEHKRKIRLNLYELLGEQKIDLVIAKDTSNPFVRIALSEGVPL; from the coding sequence ATGAGATTATCATCTGAGGAAATAAGTGCAATTAAATCTACCATTATGAAGATAGACCTGGAGGCAAAAATCTATCTCTTTGGCTCACGGGTAGATGATACCCAGAGGGGTGGAGATATAGATATCCTTATCTGGTCAAACAAACTAACTAATGAGCATAAAAGAAAAATTCGCCTGAATCTTTATGAATTATTAGGCGAGCAGAAGATTGACCTTGTCATAGCTAAAGATACATCCAATCCATTCGTCCGAATAGCATTAAGTGAAGGGGTGCCATTATGA
- a CDS encoding response regulator — MEKRILLVDNESSELDAWKFNLEQQGYMVFSAGSPDEAKELLKKERVHLAVIDLKLIDHNDDKDTSGIELAKRIDSIIPKIILTGFDSYETGRMARSPRFGGIAFDYISKKDPPSSLIETIEDAFNKVIKINFNLKVRLEEKLSSGVTITNLEDEKAFEFLLEEIFIKGKDSEEEKKRMSRELGEIFKRLFYKEHKIIISVLSSKGYSGTGVVWVTPGRSDQGVGAPLVVKFGGRKAIETEERNYDNYVAPYLTRRCTKRGEVVYTQNFGGIGYTLVGRTLKDICDFRTYYGKNDKVNITRVLKDLFKETCELWYRNKGNPQDLNLKESYKKQLGCDQKDLDDALKKIFSEYKGKHLINFSGLEKDFINPVVWLKDKLFSFPTYRCCTHGDLNGKNILVDEDGHTWLIDFFRTGYGHILRDFVELEADIKFNYLETSNIETLYEFEKSLVSPEQFDEPYSFKSPIEELNKAFAVIQDLRNLAHSFVQPCNNIYEYYIGLLYHTINMIRYPNIKKERLRHALLSSSLICERLDKK; from the coding sequence ATGGAAAAAAGAATTTTATTAGTTGATAATGAATCTTCAGAATTGGATGCGTGGAAGTTTAATTTAGAACAACAAGGATATATGGTTTTTTCAGCGGGGAGCCCAGATGAGGCAAAGGAATTGTTAAAAAAGGAACGGGTTCATTTAGCAGTAATTGATTTAAAACTCATCGACCATAATGATGATAAAGACACTAGCGGAATAGAGTTGGCAAAGAGAATTGATTCAATTATACCAAAGATTATCTTGACAGGATTTGATAGTTATGAAACAGGGCGAATGGCAAGAAGTCCTCGTTTTGGAGGAATTGCATTTGATTATATTTCAAAAAAGGACCCACCTTCAAGTTTGATAGAGACAATCGAAGATGCTTTCAATAAGGTGATAAAGATTAATTTTAACCTTAAAGTCAGGTTGGAAGAGAAACTTTCTTCAGGTGTAACTATTACCAATTTAGAAGATGAAAAGGCTTTTGAATTTTTGCTGGAGGAAATTTTTATCAAAGGGAAAGACTCTGAGGAAGAAAAAAAGAGGATGAGTAGAGAGTTAGGAGAAATATTTAAAAGGCTGTTTTATAAAGAACATAAGATTATCATCTCTGTTCTATCATCAAAGGGCTACAGTGGAACAGGGGTAGTTTGGGTAACACCAGGTCGGAGTGACCAGGGAGTAGGTGCTCCTCTTGTGGTTAAATTTGGAGGACGGAAGGCAATCGAGACAGAAGAGAGAAACTATGACAACTATGTAGCACCATATCTGACCCGGCGATGCACTAAGAGAGGAGAAGTTGTTTATACCCAAAATTTTGGTGGAATAGGATATACCCTTGTTGGTAGAACCCTCAAAGATATTTGTGATTTTAGAACATACTATGGTAAAAACGATAAAGTGAATATTACCCGGGTCTTGAAGGATCTTTTTAAAGAGACTTGTGAATTGTGGTATCGCAATAAAGGTAATCCGCAAGATTTGAATCTTAAGGAGTCATATAAAAAACAATTAGGATGTGACCAGAAAGACTTAGACGACGCCCTTAAAAAGATATTCTCAGAGTATAAAGGAAAACATCTGATTAACTTTTCGGGTTTAGAAAAAGATTTTATTAACCCGGTTGTTTGGTTAAAGGATAAACTTTTTTCTTTTCCTACTTATCGCTGTTGTACCCACGGTGATTTGAATGGAAAGAATATCCTGGTTGATGAGGATGGGCATACATGGTTGATTGATTTTTTCAGAACGGGTTATGGACACATCTTAAGAGACTTTGTAGAATTAGAGGCTGACATTAAATTTAACTACCTTGAAACAAGCAATATAGAAACCCTATATGAATTTGAAAAATCTTTAGTTAGTCCAGAGCAATTTGATGAACCATACAGTTTTAAAAGTCCTATTGAAGAACTTAACAAAGCTTTTGCGGTTATCCAGGATTTGAGAAATCTGGCACATAGTTTTGTTCAACCATGCAACAACATTTATGAATACTATATTGGACTTCTTTACCATACAATTAATATGATTAGATACCCTAATATTAAGAAAGAACGATTAAGACATGCCCTTCTTTCAAGCTCCTTAATCTGCGAAAGACTGGATAAAAAATGA
- a CDS encoding response regulator: MKRIARILLIDDKPWWSEFFKKMLSTHGYKLDIAHNEDEALKKLDSQKYGLVFLDFYVSGPDGTVSLRRILEKHPEERVVVVSASPSWKEGRDIFRIGAIDYLSKSFDESKLLKTIQEGLKIKPSLAHK, from the coding sequence ATGAAAAGGATTGCAAGAATTTTACTCATAGATGATAAACCCTGGTGGTCAGAATTTTTCAAAAAGATGCTTTCTACCCACGGTTACAAATTGGATATAGCTCATAATGAAGATGAAGCTCTAAAAAAATTAGATTCTCAAAAATATGGTTTAGTATTTTTAGATTTTTATGTTTCAGGTCCAGACGGAACAGTCTCTCTCAGGCGAATTTTAGAAAAACACCCGGAGGAACGAGTAGTTGTTGTCTCGGCTTCTCCTTCATGGAAAGAAGGAAGAGATATCTTTAGAATAGGGGCTATTGACTATCTGAGCAAATCGTTTGATGAGAGTAAATTGCTAAAAACTATACAAGAAGGGCTTAAAATAAAACCTTCTCTGGCTCATAAATAA